CGGCGGTCTCGTCCGGGGGAGGCTCGGCATCGACCGCCGTCGCCTCGACCACCGGCTCGAGCGGTACGATCCGAAACGGCCGCCGCCGCGAGTTGAGGAAGGTGTTGTAGGCGATCTTGTACAGCCAGGTCGAAACCTGCGACGCCTCGCGGAACCCGGCGAGCGACTGCCAGGCCTTCCGGTACGTCTCCTGAGTCAAGTCCGCCGCCGCGTCGGGATCGCCAGTGAGCCGCACGAGCGACCCGTAGACCCTGGCGTAGGTGGCCTCGACCAGCCTCTCCGCCGCCTCCCGGCTGCCGCGCTTCAACTCCTCGAGCAGCCGCCGTTCCTGCGCAGCCTCCGGGCTCTCCGGCCCAGCCGCCCCATCGTCCGGTTCCGCAAACGCTTCGTTCATCAGGTCCTCCCTCAAGGCGAGCGCCGGTTTCATGCTACTTGGACCCGGAAGCGGCTCGGAAGGAAACCGGGGGCTCGCTTTGACCGCGGGGCAACTGAAGCGGCGCGCTAGCGGTGCCAGTCGTTTTTCACCGCTAAGGAGGGATTGCAGGAGAGTTGGCCTGAGCTTGTGCGCTTCAGATCTTCGACTTCAGTGCGCAGATGGACATTGCGGTGAATCCGGTCGATAATCACCGCAAGACATGCGGCGAATGTATCTTCATGAGCTCGATGGTTGGCCTCGGTTTCGCTGGAGCAGCGAGCGCGTCGGGGCGCTGTTGGCCGAAGTGCGGCATCGGCAGGGGCGGCTCGTCGGTCGGATGGAGGCGCTCGGCTTCGGGTTGCGCCAGGAGGCAGTTCTTCAGACGCTGACCGCGGACGTCACCCAGAGCAGCGCGATCGAAGGG
The DNA window shown above is from Thermoanaerobaculia bacterium and carries:
- a CDS encoding RNA polymerase sigma factor codes for the protein MNEAFAEPDDGAAGPESPEAAQERRLLEELKRGSREAAERLVEATYARVYGSLVRLTGDPDAAADLTQETYRKAWQSLAGFREASQVSTWLYKIAYNTFLNSRRRPFRIVPLEPVVEATAVDAEPPPDETAEKHEDRDRLRRAVLTLPEELRSVVTAHYWGDVPVAEIAKLEGMTPPGVRKRLARAFAAIQAALEVK